The following coding sequences are from one Limnobacter sp. SAORIC-580 window:
- a CDS encoding TetR/AcrR family transcriptional regulator — protein MNQAADPTLVVDTREQLLRIALNEFAQHGIEGVTLSKIRQLSGQGNRSAVHYHFKTKNRLVEEVVDFVTGQLDVHCKQAHTEFARNAPEHKEWTRLCELIFDPFVQLFSSGETGAVCIQFLSRLTWQTGEQGQRFLTRYFNPYMDVFAPTLLEFFPQYSEAQLRFKVHLAVNTAIHGLADFSMVMHDERLLPLVNQSGGLKEMRRLFHEYISAGLKGYS, from the coding sequence ATGAATCAAGCAGCCGACCCAACCCTTGTTGTTGATACTCGCGAACAGCTGTTACGGATTGCGTTGAATGAATTTGCACAGCATGGCATTGAAGGCGTCACGCTGAGCAAAATTCGGCAGCTGTCGGGCCAGGGCAACCGGTCGGCGGTGCACTATCATTTCAAAACCAAAAATCGATTGGTGGAAGAAGTGGTGGATTTTGTGACAGGTCAGCTTGATGTTCACTGCAAGCAGGCCCACACCGAATTTGCACGCAACGCGCCCGAACACAAAGAATGGACCCGCCTGTGCGAACTGATTTTTGATCCCTTTGTGCAACTGTTTTCAAGCGGCGAAACCGGTGCGGTGTGCATACAGTTTTTGTCCCGCCTCACTTGGCAAACCGGCGAACAGGGACAGCGGTTTCTGACCCGCTACTTCAACCCCTACATGGATGTGTTTGCGCCCACTTTGCTTGAATTTTTCCCGCAATACTCTGAGGCACAGCTGCGTTTTAAGGTGCATTTGGCCGTGAATACGGCCATTCATGGTCTGGCCGACTTTTCAATGGTGATGCACGATGAAAGGCTATTGCCCTTGGTCAACCAAAGCGGTGGTTTGAAGGAAATGCGACGGCTGTTTCACGAATATATCAGTGCGGGGCTGAAGGGGTACTCCTGA
- a CDS encoding FAD-binding domain-containing protein — protein MQVLWFKRDLRLSDHLPLFEAMRNAKHHGLVLPLYIHEPSQIADAHTARQHQLFVHECLDDLKQQFAQVGGYLHEELGEAVDVLARLHAQFKFTHVWAHQETTQLAQYRRDQAVAAWCKSMGVALHELPQNNVQRATFMVNPFAEKINFQTYLDRAAQEEIKNPAGRNLQAFFAPQPAVELNRATVPLAAGDDKPLRMIGGRAQARAVAAKFFTPAKLRSYPFSISSPLKAWSGCSRLSPYLAYGVVSDREVLQKLNALVNRVHGQGDATHIAKVEDAARFYVDRLIWRQGYLQQLENHTGLETDAFYCDEPAEVNEEFLNAWQQGRTGFAYVDACQRFLQQTGWLNMRARATLVSFACVQLGLPWQPVALFLAQQFLDFEPAIHYGQVRIASGTSHFSQMLVYDPLKQQAEQDPKGEFVKRWLPEHGTANYPAPIVDNAESLKLGKARLHAMRQSRLD, from the coding sequence ATGCAGGTGTTGTGGTTCAAACGGGATTTGCGTTTAAGCGACCACCTGCCGCTGTTTGAAGCCATGCGCAATGCCAAGCATCACGGGCTTGTGCTGCCCTTGTACATTCACGAACCCAGCCAAATTGCAGATGCGCACACCGCGCGCCAACACCAGTTGTTTGTGCATGAATGCCTGGATGATTTGAAGCAGCAGTTTGCACAGGTGGGTGGTTATTTGCATGAGGAATTGGGCGAGGCGGTGGATGTGTTGGCCCGCCTGCATGCACAGTTCAAATTCACCCACGTGTGGGCGCACCAGGAAACCACGCAGCTTGCACAATACCGACGCGATCAGGCCGTGGCGGCGTGGTGCAAAAGCATGGGTGTGGCGCTTCATGAATTGCCCCAAAACAATGTGCAGCGTGCCACCTTCATGGTCAATCCGTTTGCTGAAAAAATTAATTTTCAAACTTACCTGGATCGGGCCGCCCAAGAAGAAATCAAAAACCCGGCCGGGCGAAATTTGCAGGCCTTCTTCGCACCCCAACCCGCTGTTGAACTCAACCGTGCCACTGTGCCGCTGGCTGCGGGCGATGACAAACCATTGCGCATGATAGGTGGCCGTGCGCAGGCCCGGGCAGTGGCCGCGAAATTTTTTACACCCGCCAAGTTGAGAAGTTATCCCTTCTCAATTTCCAGCCCTTTGAAAGCATGGAGTGGTTGTTCACGCCTGTCGCCTTATCTGGCTTATGGTGTAGTGAGCGACCGCGAGGTGCTGCAAAAACTCAATGCCTTGGTGAACAGGGTGCATGGGCAGGGTGATGCGACACACATTGCAAAAGTTGAAGATGCTGCGCGGTTTTATGTGGACAGGCTGATTTGGCGGCAAGGTTATTTGCAGCAGCTGGAGAACCACACGGGTTTGGAAACCGATGCTTTTTACTGCGATGAACCTGCGGAAGTGAATGAGGAATTCTTGAATGCCTGGCAGCAGGGCCGAACAGGCTTTGCCTATGTGGATGCCTGCCAGCGCTTTTTGCAACAAACAGGTTGGCTGAACATGCGGGCGCGGGCCACGCTGGTGTCGTTTGCGTGCGTGCAATTGGGTTTGCCCTGGCAACCCGTGGCCTTGTTTTTGGCACAGCAGTTTCTCGACTTCGAGCCCGCCATTCACTATGGTCAGGTGCGCATTGCAAGTGGCACCAGCCACTTTTCGCAAATGCTGGTGTATGACCCCTTGAAACAACAGGCCGAGCAAGACCCCAAAGGCGAGTTTGTGAAGCGCTGGTTGCCGGAACATGGCACTGCCAATTACCCAGCGCCTATCGTCGACAATGCGGAATCGTTAAAGCTGGGCAAGGCGCGCTTGCATGCCATGCGCCAGAGCCGGCTCGATTAA